A single region of the Chrysoperla carnea chromosome 5, inChrCarn1.1, whole genome shotgun sequence genome encodes:
- the LOC123300804 gene encoding uncharacterized protein C15orf61 → MYKMINLNLNTNNCQRRNHTLTTPRDKAKPKASEVLTTYLKQCGEPPWTSFFLKYKSVQNDQWGFSHFNWKVGNSNYHILRTGCYPYIKYHCTKRPYQDLSLEDLCFRYLKILNLGIPLLLYGIAATQLITHTEIVNTNNGPVTVYFLYKEDKGSMY, encoded by the exons atgtataaaatgataaatttaaatttaaacaccaATAATTGTCAACGTCGCAATCATACTTTGACCACTCCAAGAGATAAAGCTAAACCAAAGGCTTCGGAAGTATTAACAACATATTTAAAACAGTGTGGTGAACCACCATGGAcgtcatttttcttaaaa TATAAAAGTGTGCAAAATGATCAATGGGGTTTTAGCCATTTCAATTGGAAAGTGGGTAACTCAAATTATCATATATTGAGGACTGGTTGTTATCcatatattaaatatcattGTACAAAACGACCGTATCAGGACTTATCGTTGGAAGATTTATGTTTTCGATATCTTAAAATACTCAACTtgg gAATTCCTTTATTACTGTACGGAATTGCAGCGACGCAATTGATAACCCATACAGAAATTGTGAATACAAATAATGGACCCGTTacggtatattttttatacaaggaGGATAAAGGATCAAtgtattaa